In bacterium, the genomic stretch TGACTTATGCCTTTCTCCTGGGTTTCTTTCTTATATGCCTCAATTATTTTGGCTATTTTTTTATCCACTGGCACAGATTCTTCAAGAACACTATTTTTTTCTTCAAAAGAGATTCTTCCTTTATCAAGATAGACCTTAATACATCTTCCTTCATCTCCTTTAGATGATGGTTGGAGAATTAAGGTGTGGTTAGTCTTGATTACCCCTCCTTCTTTTGCGACTCTAAATAATTCATCACAAATTATAATATCTATTCCCTCAACTCCTTTTGCCAGGGCTAAAGATTCTCCTTTGGTCAGTTGAGTTAGAGCAATGACAAGGTCACATTTATCCCTTAATGATTTGACGATTTCTTTAGCAACATCGATTGGGTCTTTTATAATTAATCCTTCTTCTAATTTGATTTGTCTGGATAGTCCAAAGATACCTATTTTAATTTCTTTGTCAACACCAGGAAAAGATTTAATTATGTATGGGTGTATGAGTAATTTATCTTTGTCAAATATATTGGCAGAAACAAATGGGAGATTATATTTTTCTTTTAAATTAATCAGCGTATTTTTGTCAAGATGTGGTATATCTTTTTCACTTAGATTTATCGCATCATAGTTCATTTGTGCCATTGCTCTGGCGATATATTCATTTTTCACATCTTTTATATTTTTTTGGCTTGAGGCAAAATAGCCTGAATCGAGGACAAGATTTATGGGTGCATTTTGCGTATTTTCTTT encodes the following:
- a CDS encoding multiheme c-type cytochrome, whose product is MKRLLLLLLVISLAGMQSPVKEKETNISIPTIQIFYSGNIKGYLEPCGCGGKRGGGLVRWATFIKENTQNAPINLVLDSGYFASSQKNIKDVKNEYIARAMAQMNYDAINLSEKDIPHLDKNTLINLKEKYNLPFVSANIFDKDKLLIHPYIIKSFPGVDKEIKIGIFGLSRQIKLEEGLIIKDPIDVAKEIVKSLRDKCDLVIALTQLTKGESLALAKGVEGIDIIICDELFRVAKEGGVIKTNHTLILQPSSKGDEGRCIKVYLDKGRISFEEKNSVLEESVPVDKKIAKIIEAYKKETQEKGISQPANPFVRTIYAGTKRCSTCHQKQYKQWKKTKHAKAFQSLQRVKEEKNPECLKCHTTHFKEDNGFSDYQTTPDFINVGCEECHKLGMVHLITRQNPFVDKQIANIGDKPGKVDSSEICTKCHTTDKDPKFNFEKDKRKVSH